The sequence below is a genomic window from Colias croceus chromosome 26, ilColCroc2.1.
AGTAACGATTGTTGATCATTACTTAACAGCATCCATTACTTGGAAATTTGTTAATTGTTCATTGaccataattaattacaatttaatactAAACTAATTGAATGTCTTTAGTGCATCAATATAAAAACCAAACGTTTTAACGTATCTACATCATTCGGTCTGGTGTATCAACAACAACATGAAGCTCATCGTAAGTTTACAAAACGTTTTCTATTACcattttatttcctttatttAATTGAGCACATAATCTGAAGCAATTCTTATTTCACAGGTGGTCGTTTCCGTACTTTCCTGCGCGCTAATGCTCGAAGCGGTTCCCTTCGGGCCGCTTGGCTTGGGCTCAAGAGCAGCGCACGCCCTTGGCAATCATCTATTAGGACTTGGCAGTCGTGGCGAGCGCGGCCTCGACGATGTAGCCGGCAACTACAGTCCTGAGGGCATCCAAGACAATCTGTCCAACTTGGACGCTGATGGCAATCCGATAGTTGAGGGAGCGCGTATTGGTGCTGGTCTATTGAACGAAGGCGCTCGCGATATTGGTATCGGTGATTTGGGACTGGGAGGGGGAGAGTCGCACAGCAGGAGGTACGCCAACGGCAGGAACCGAGCCGCTCAGAATTATAACAGAGGCGAGGGCGGCGCAGAGAACCAGTACGCACACAACGCTGGCGCTAAGGAGTTCCACAATGTTGGACAGCGCCACAATAAGGCCGTGACGGTAAGTTTCTAATCCTATTATGTTAAACTGGTAGCTAGATACGCTGAAAAACTTTTATTGGTGTGTtagatttattcataaaagcGAGCAAGTCAACAGAAGACATGTCCTAAATCGCATTTCAAATTCGACTATCATCGCAGAAAACTTGCAAACAACCATACCAAATATCTTACTTCACACACATCTTTCTACATAACTAATTTACCAATGCAATTTTCAATACCATTCGTTAAACAAGGCACCATATGACAACTACTATTACTATATCTATTAATCCAACCATACCAAATATCTAACTTCATAATCATGTTTTTTCTACTTAACTATAGTTTATCAATgcaattttcaatattattggtTAAACTAATCATCATGTAGCAGCTGTCTACCCTGTATTCACGCATCTCGAGGTATTATACCCCCAAACCATCTCCAGGTGACCAAATCCGAGAACGACGAGAGCCACAACATAGGCGGCTCCGCGGCTCACAACATCGGAGCCAGGGCAGGCCGCCGGTTCCACAACCACGCTAACGGTGCCGTCGACCGAGCCAACGACTACGCCCAGGGTGACGACCAATCTACTGGCTTGATCCAGTAAGGAATATAATCTTAAACTAAGTATTTCTATTTCTTAAATGTGTTCAATAAATACGttttctattaaaatgtattttattcccAAAACTATTATATTGTCGTTTTATCGTTGCATATGAATACCAGAAATGAATTCTGAGTTCAGTGGTGCGCTAGACGCGTTCGGAATCGGACGTGATTAGTGCTAGCACAGTAAGGAATAACAATTCGCGTCACGCGCGGCTTTGCCGCTGCATGAACTTTTTATAATGAGTTGTAAAACACTCATTGTAAATGAGCTGTTGGCGTTCATTCAAAATGCCATCGATACCATGGACGAGGTTAGCATCATGCAAATCTGCAAAACTAACTTTAAGGAGGAGGAAATTAGCAGTGGCAAGGTGCTACTCTACCAAACGCTGGACAAGATTGCCACGATGCCGTCCCGCCGCAGGAACGGGGGTGAAAAATGCATACAGGATATCATCAGCCTATTGAAGGTGACTGATCCCGATGACGTGCCCGATTTCGTCGCAAAGGAGTTGCATAAACTTCCTCCGGTGGGATTTGACCACGTCGATGTTACGAGGCTCCTTAAGGACATCACATTCCTTAAGGCGAGTCTGGCCGAGGTACACACCAAGTTGGAGGCTTCAGAGAAGACCATCTCCGATTTACGAGTCGAGTTAGCATCATATCGCGATGCGCATGCAATATGTAGGTCACCCGTGCCGTCATATGTGAATGCACGTCGCGGAGCTCAAAATGCATGCGTCGGCATTTTAACTGCTGATGTTGATGTGTCGCCGACCGCCGATGACCCGAGTGATGCCCCGCGCCCCGCTCCCGTTACCTCTCCCCCGGAGAAGACATCGCATGTCACGTTGCCAGCTGCTCCTCAATGTGACTACGCCGCCGCAGCCTCAAAAATGACTGCGAccccaaaatcatcaaaaggAGTAAACGCACCCGTGCGGAAAAGTTTACCTTCAAAAACGAAGGACGTTGACGAGGATGGCTTCACAAAAGTccagaagaagaagaagttgAATCGTCAGAACAAGTGCGGCACCGCAACGAAAGATCCAAACTTGCGGATGCGCGCAGAGGTGCCGACGACGCCGCTCTATGTGTCTCGTGTGCACTACTGTACCAAGACTGAAGATGTTGTCGAGTACTTGCATGCGAAGACAGGTTTGAGTCTGCGAGTGGAACGTCTGGAGTCTCGCCATAAAGTGAGCTTCAACTCCTTCGTGGTGAGAGTACCGACCGCCAAGCTGAGCGTCTACATGGACGAAGGGTTTTGGCCGCAGGGAGTTGTGTTTCGCCGCTTCCGCGGACGGATACCCGGCCCCCCGGAATCGCGTCACACGCCGAAGGCATAGCGtgtattaatttagtatttaagtAGTTTTAAGTTCATATGGGccgtagtttttaagttatattaagACCTTTAACTGTAACTACATTTGTTGcctgaaataaagaaataaataaaaataaataaaaaaataaaagtacaaaCACAATTGATGTGAATcagacaaataaattt
It includes:
- the LOC123703452 gene encoding uncharacterized protein LOC123703452 gives rise to the protein MKLIVVVSVLSCALMLEAVPFGPLGLGSRAAHALGNHLLGLGSRGERGLDDVAGNYSPEGIQDNLSNLDADGNPIVEGARIGAGLLNEGARDIGIGDLGLGGGESHSRRYANGRNRAAQNYNRGEGGAENQYAHNAGAKEFHNVGQRHNKAVTVTKSENDESHNIGGSAAHNIGARAGRRFHNHANGAVDRANDYAQGDDQSTGLIQ